Genomic segment of Candidatus Binatia bacterium:
GTCACCTGCTGTAGGCGCCTGCACCACGAGCGCACGCAGCTCGCTGATCAGGTCCAGCATGGCCCGCTCATTCGCGTCGAGGTCATTCGCAATCTGAGCAGACGAGCGGTCATCAACATCGGCGTTCGCGTGTGGATTCTTCAGGTCCAGGTTCACGCCGACAACGTTTCCAGTTCCGTTCTTCGAGACAACCTGACCGACATCGACCAGCCATGCGTTGTCCGTCTCGATGCGCGCCCCCCACCAAGTGATGAGGGACTCGAACTCGCTATGCTGTAGCGGCTTCGTCTTCGTGTACTTCTTCCGGCCTTCCGGGAGCCGGTGCTCGTAGTACCAAATTGACCGGGTTGCGGCTCCCCCATCGAAGAACAGGAGATTCGTTGGGATATCCGTGTAGGGCGCGAACACGCCTTCGGGAAGCCGAACGATGGTGTGCAGGTTGAACGAGGAGAGCAGCTCGAACTTGATGCGCGCCGCGATGCCGTCGCCGAAGAGCACGCCATTCGGCACAACCACCGCCGCGCGCCCCGGTCTAGGCGTGCGCTTGAGCTTGCGCATGATGAGCTGGAGGAAAAGCAGAGCCGTCTCCGCGGTCTGCTTGTCCTCGGGGAAGTTCGAGAGGATGCCGCGCTCCTCCTCGCCACCAAACGGCGGGTTGGTGAGGATGACGTCGACCCGGTCCTTCTCCCCGATGTCCCGGAGCGCAACAGCGAGGCTGTTGCCAGGCTCGACCTTCGGCGCCTCGAGGCCGTGCAGGAGCAGGTTCATCTGCGCGAGGAGGTACGGCAGCGGCTTCGCCTCACCGCCGATGATGGTGCTCTGCTGGAGTTGCCGCCGCTGCTGCACCGTCTTGCATTGCTTCTCCATGTGGGAGAATGCCTCGACGAGGAAGCCGCCTGTGCCGCACGCAGGGTCGAGCACTGTCTCACCGATCTTCGGATCGACGACCGTCACCATCAAGCGCACCACCGCGCGCGGCGTGTAGAACTCGCCCGAGTCGCCGGCGGCATCCCGCATCTCCTTGAGCATCGACTCGTAGAAGTTGCCGAGGGTGTGGATCTCCTCCGACGCGGTGAAGTGGATGCCGTTCACCTTGTTGATGACGTCGCGGAGCAGGTAGCCGTTGATCATGCGGTTGACCGTGCCCTTGAACACGGTAGCCACGACGTCCCGGCGATCCCCTCCCTCGGCGCCGCGCAGCCCGCGCAGGTAGGCGAAGAGGCCCGCGCCTTTGGTCCCGTCCGGCCGCCGGCACTCTTCCTGGTTGATGAATGCGATCAGCTCGTCGCCGGTGATGCCGTCTTCCTTGGCGGCCCAGTCCCGCCAGCGGTACGGCTCCTCGATGGCCGCCTTGAACTTCTTGCCGGCGAGTATCGCTTCCTCGGCGCGAACCGCCTCCATGTCGTCGAGGAACTTCAGGAACATGATCCATGTAAGCATCGGGATGCGGTCGAGGTCACCGCTGAGCCCCTTATCCTTGCGCATGATATCCCGCGCGGACTTGAGGATGCTCCCGAGGCGCTGGGCGGTCGTCACCGGCACGTCGCCGTTCTTCATCGTCTTCGCTGTCTTGCTCTTTGCCATTCAGTTCTCACCCGCGTCCAGCTACGCGGCGTAGAGCAACGTCTGCAGCTCGTGAATCGCGCCGCGGAGCTGCTCGGCTCCTCCGAAGTAGCGGGCGATCTCGATGACGTTGCCGTGGTCCGAAATTGGCGGCACCTGCAGCACGTCCGGGAGGACGAACTGCGCCGTGCCGTGTTCGGCGTACTTCTCCAGTAGCTCTTCCAGGATCTGCCGCGTCACTCCCGAGTGCTTCTCCAGGAAGGCCCGGCGTTCCTTGCGCAGCCGATCGACGCGCTCGCGCCGCGTCCGCACGGGCGCGCTGTATGCCACGTGGCAGAGGAGATCAAACGGGTCGGCATCAGGCTGGCTCGTGACCTTGGTCAGCTCGTCGAAGTCGATCCCACGCTCGGCGAGCTTCTCGATGATGTCGGCGCGTCGCTCTGGGTCGGCCCATGCGGCTCGTAGCTCGACCGCCGTCGGGAAAAGCGCGCGAACGCGCTCGGCGGTGTAGTCGGTGAACTGGACCACCCGGAGTTGGTGTCCCTCGGCGTCCAGCTCATAGACCAGGTGTGCCGCGACCTGTACCTGGCCGCCGTCGTAGAAGTATTTGCGCGGCTCCTCGTCCGGCGGGTCACCGATGACCGCACCATATGGCGGCCCCGGCGACTCGCCGAGCTTGAGCACCTCAGGCTCGGTGGCCGTGTACGTGTCCGGCTTGGGCTTGCCCTGCTCGTCGATCTCCTCCTGGCTCACGCGGGCCGGCTCGCCGTCGAAGTCCGGATCGGCGAACAGTGTGGTGGCGGAACCCGTGTAGTCGTGGATGTTGAAGAACAACTTGCCGTAATCGTCGCGGACGCGAGTGCCTCGACCGATGATCTGCTTGAACTCGCACATGGAGCCGATCACGCGCACGAGGGCCACGTTCTTGACCGTCGGGACGTCCACTCCAGTGGTGAGCAACTGCGACGTCGTCAGGATGGCCGGGGTCGTTGTCTCCAGCTCCTGGAAGCGGCTGAGGTGCCCCCGACCGATGTCGCCCTCGTCCGCAGTGACCCGGCAGACGTAGTCGGGGTTCTGCTTCACAATGTCCGCGTTCAGGTTCGAGAGCGCGCGACGCATCTCGCTGGCGTGCTCCTGGTCCACGCAGAACACAATGGTCTTGGCGAAGCGATCAGTGCCCTTGAGGAAGTCCGTGAGGTGACGGGCGATGGCCTCGGTGCGCGCACGGAGGGCGACCACCTTCTCGAAGTCCCTCGTGGTGTACTCCCGGTCAGGGATCTCGCGGCCGAGCCGGTCAAGCTCGCCAGCGCTTGGCCGCCAGCCGGCGGCGTCGTACGTCGTGATCACGCGGTGGACGCGGTACGGCGCGAGGAAGCCGTCCTCGATCCCCTGCTTGAGGCTGTACTGGTAGATCGGGTTCCCGAAGTACAGGTACGTGTCGCGGTTGTCCTCGCGAAGCGGCGTCGCCGTCATGCCGAGCTGATAGGCCGGCTCGAAGTACTCCAGGATCTCGCGCCACGAGCTTTCTTCGCGGGCGCTGCCGCGATGACACTCGTCCACGACGATGAGGTCGAAGAAGTCCTTCGGGTAGTCCTTGTAGAGCCCGGGCCGCCGTTCGTCGGCGGCGAGCGCCTGGTAGATAGCGAAGTACATCTCGCGGCTCTTCACCGCGTTGCCGCCCTCGATCTTCGAGCGGGCATCGCCGAACGGAGCGAACACCTTCGAGTACGGGTCATCGACGAGGATGTTGCGGTCGGCCAGGAAGAGGATGCGAGGCTTGCGGTACTCCCCCGTGCGGTTCCAGCGGGCGGACCAGAGCCGCCAGCAGATCTGGAACGCCACGAAGGTTTTGCCCGTACCCGTGGCCATCGTGAGCAGCACCCGGCGCTGGCCTTTGATGATGTGGCGCAGGGCCGCGTTGATCGCAATCTCCTGGTAGTAGCGGGGAGTCTTGCCCGCAAGCGAGTAGCCCGGCGTGAGGAGCCTCTCGGCTTCGCTGTCCGAGAGTTTCTCGGCGCCGCGCTGGCGAGCCCAGAGCTCGTCGGGGCTGGGAAACTCCTGCAGGTCCCGCTCGACGCCCGTCAGGAAGTCGAACTCTATAATGCCCTGGCCGTTCGTCACGTACGCGAACGTGAGGCCGAGAGCTGTGGCGTAGTCTTTCGCCTGCTGCAGTCCATCAGCCGGCGACTTGTAGCTGCTCTTCGCCTCGACAACGGCGATTGGGAGGTCGCGGGTGTAGCGCAGGAGGTAGTCAGCGCGCTTCTGCGGTTGGCGACGCGCCTTGTTGCCGACGACGATGATGCGGCCGTCGGTGAACGTTCTCTGTTCGGTGATCGAATGCGGCTCGTTCTCCCAGCCGGCGGCTTGCAGTTTGGGTACGACGTACTTGCGGCAGGTGTCCGCTTCGTTCATCGGGTGACGCCGTTATCCGGCCCTCTCACGGGTCCAATGGGCGCGGTCATTCGAGTGGCACCTGGGACGGGCCTTGAACGATGACTTGCTGCGCGACAGAGAGCGAGGCAACGCCCTCATGGTTCTCGATGATCTTGAAAGCCCCGGTGCCAGCGAGCGTGAGAATACAGGCATGGTGGACACTGAGCACTGCGTCCTGTAGAGCCTGATCGTCCTCGAGGACGCGGACCACAAGTCCCATTTCCATGCATCGAGGTGGTGACAAATGGCGCGCGTGCGACTTGGTGAGGGCGTGATCACCGAGTTCGGTAACAATGCGCGTAGCCTTCGCATCGCGCTCGCGGTCGTCTTTCAACATCCCAGTAACGAGCCATTCTCGCGCCATTTCATTCGACCACTGGATGGCCTTCTCGCACTCACCGATAAGCGTCGGCGAGTACTTCGCGATGATCGGCTGCCACACGAATGCCCGAGTCTGGTCGGCCTTGATCTCGGCGTGCGCACGATTGAACTCCTCGACGACCCCGTGGGCTGCCATTCCACCGAATTGAGGATCGATCGGGCCGAGGCTAGAGTGCTTTCCCATGACGATCTCTCGGCACGCGCAGGCAATCATCGTTCCCGCTGACATGGCCAACTCTGGGACTACCGCGCGGATGTCCTGGCCGAACATCGCCCGGAGGTAGACGACCAAGGACTCGGTCGCAGCCGTTTCGCCTCCCGGCGTGTGGAGAATGAGGTCGAGACCCTTTGTGCGGTCAAGCCCGTGAATGACGGTCATGAATCCGTTCTTGTCCGCGTCAGTGACCTGCGTCCCAGGAAGCCTCGGCTTCTGGAGCCAGCCCGAGTAGTAGATGATGACGTTTCGACCGGTCCTCTCGGCCAGAGTCTTTAGCCGCTCCCGGCGGACCACATCGAACGTGCTGCCGCGAGCTTTGACTTCGTTCAGGAGGCTATGCCAAGTCGGCATCGATCTTCCTCTCCAACGGCGTTGTGGTCGTCTCGATGCGGATGAAGATCTGCTCGGCAGGCGCGGCTTCGGCCACGATTTCTGCTTCTGGTGTCTGTGGCTGACCCCATGTCGTCTCGGTCAGGCCTATCTCCCGAAACGCCTGCTCAATCTCCTCGAGTGTTCGCGCCTTCATCGCATCTCCTTCGTCTGGCCAACGCTCAGCATCAGCGGCGGCGCGCAGCGCCGTCCGCTGCATGCTGTTGTTAGCCAGCAGCGGCATTGGGGCGATACTCCTTGGCTAGTGCTAGGACGTCGGCGATCGTAATGTCGATGTATTTCAGGAAGAGCGCCATCTCTTGTACCTCCAGGTTCTTCTGATCCGTCGTGATGCTTACAGGCGTCGCGTGGAGGAGCTTGCTTGCGAACGAATACAGGTAGTCATACTCGTCGGCTCGACCAACCATCTGTGCCATTTGCCGCCATTGCCAGCGATCGGGTCGGAGGGCCTTAATCTCGGGAACAACCCTCGACTCGAATCTGTCCCTTTCCGCTGCAATGTCAGCGAGAGCCTGCCGTACAGGCGGCAACGCCTTGGTCTCGACCAGATATGCTTGGAAATCGTAACCGTTAGTTCGCGCAGCTTCTGCATACAGAGAAAAGCGCCGCGCAGCCTCTGCGTCGATCTCGGCGGAAACGCCGGATAACGCGGAGACGAGTTTCTGGGCATTGCCAGCATTGGCGCCGACAGCATCGTAGCCCTTCAATAGGTTGTCGTGAGAGGTGGTTTCTTTCTGTCCCAACGACTTGAGCCAGGTCACTTCCCGCTGTAATTGAGCGAGTGTGTCCTCATAGAAGCGCTTCTGGGTAGCGAGCAGTTGGTCGAAGTACACAAGGCCGTAGCGACGGTCCAAGGCAAATAGGCGGAGCCATACCGCGAGTTCGAACGTGTACCTGGCAACAACGACAACGCCCATCGTCTCAACGACGTTGAAGTTCTGCTCCGTGAACAACCGCAGACGGACGAGCGCATCACCCGCCACTGACCTGCACCACGAGTTGTGGTCCCATTTGTCGAAGGCTTCGAGGATTGCCGGCGTGCGCAGTTCTTTCGCAAGGGCGTCGAGCGAGGACCGCCGCGCTCGAATCGAGTTCACCAGAGGTTCAATAAGAGTCTGAGTGTTCATCTCTCGCGCTGCTCCGATGTGGACCCCGGCCGTTGGCTGCTGGCTAACGCCTTGCCGCTGAGCGGCCGCGGGCAAACGATGAACCTGCGAACCAAGCTCGGCCGCTCATGCCCGCGGTCCGATCCAGCGGCGGGTTAGCTCCCGACGATCTCATTGAGGCCATCAACGAGCCGGTCCAGTTCCTCCGGCGTCACCCGGCCCAACTTCCGGCCGAGCCGGTCTACCGAGAGGGTGCGGACCTGGCCGATCTTGACCCACGAGCGCTTTGGTAGCCGTACCTTCTTGAGCTCCATGGTGAGCGGGAAGCTGGCGCGCTGTGGCTGACTGGTTACCGCCATGGCGATCACCGTTCCGGATCGCTGGTTGAAGACGTCATGGCTCAGCACTACTACCGGTCGCATGCCGGCTTGTTCGTGACCCCGGCCCGGGTTCAAGTCCGCCCAAATGACATCGCCCCTCAGTATTCCGGCCATTCGGCCAACTCTCCGGACAATCCCTCATCGGCCAAGGCCTTCTCGAACGCGGGATCGAGTTTGGCGCACTCCCGGGCGAGCCGCGAGCGATCAAGGCGTTCCAACTTCTCCTTCACAGCCTGTTCGATTGCCTTGCTTCGGTTCGGAAACGTCTGCTGCCGCACAAGCCGATCGAGCTGTGCGAGAACGTCCTCGTCGAGAGAAATCGCCACCTTTGACGCTGCCATAGGCTCACCTCTGGTATGATCCAATATCATACCGCGGGTTTGCGCCGCAACGTTGTTGATGGAGCTAACGCCAAGCTTCAGCCGCGGCCTTGCCGGAGCGAAGCGGAGGCAAGGACGTCGGCTGGAAGCTATTGTTGGGCATCGGTTTTGCTCCGCACAAGCTCGCTGATTCTCAGCATTGCGCTCCATGTAGCAGGGCATTTCTTGTCTGCCTCTTCTTTTGATGGCGCATAGCGAATCTCTACGCCGAAAAGGCTCAGATCTTCAGCGAGTGGCCGAAGCGATGTGAAGGCATCGTCGATTGCGGCACAACGATCAATAAGCTCAAGGATGTTGTGCGTGCGTGGAGCCTGCTGACCTTTCGAGACGAGATACGCCTTCAGATACTTTTCTGATGCCTGCTGGGCGTGAAAGCAAATGGTGTACGGAATGTTTGACGCCATGCCTGCCTCGGCGTCAGCCGTAGCCATCTGCAAGAATTCTTCTGCGCTTGCCATCCCCTCGTGACCTCCCTATTTCGATGCCCAACGCCTTGCGCGTGAGCCGCCGGCGCACCGGCGCTCGCGAGGGAGGATCAAGCTCAAGCCGGTCGGCTCGACGCGCCAGTTAGCTTCGGGGCAGCAGCTCACAACAGGGCGTCCAGTTCATTAGCGCTCAACTCGCAGTCGCGCAGGATCTTGCTCAACAGCCCCGGACCGATCGTCTCACCAGAATGGACGGGCACCACCGTCGCCCTGCCGTCGTCATGACGCAGAAAATGATGGCTGCCCCGAACCCGAATCGCCTCGAAACCGGCTTTTCGAAGAGCACGGATGAGGTCATTACCCGTCGGACGCCGCAGTTTCGGCATCACCCGACTTCGATTCGCTGGACACCAACAAAGTCCAGCGATGGTCCCACCGCATCACCTTCGACTTCAAGGCAGAGCTCAACGGCTTCCCGAACTCGCTCCATCAGATCGTCAAGAGACCGCGCCTGGGTATGGCAGCCGTGCAGCCCAGGAACCGTCGCCACATAGTAGCCCTCGGAGTCGCGCTCGATCAGCACATCGAACTCTCGTCTCATGATACCTCCCGCGTCACGGCTTGCGATTGTACCCGGAGCTACACGAGGAAGCTAACGCTCAGCATCAGCGGCGGCGCGCAGCGCCGTCCGCTGCATGCTGTTGTTAGGCGTCGTTCCCTTCGCGCCTCGGTCCATCAACACAATCGCCCTTGTTTGTCACGCTTGGCAAATCACTGACCCTGCAGACCACAGTGCGCTGCCCCGGAACCAGCATCCCATCATTCCGCTGCCAAAGGGCCACTAGCCGAACTCGCTCGGCTTGCACTAGTGTGGCGACGACGGGGTGAGCAGATGGATTGAGCGGGGCGATCTGCGCTTGGCGCCGAGCCTCGGTTCCGGCCTGCACGTCCACCGCGATCGCTCTGGCCGCGCCGGCGTGGATCACGCTTGGTGCCCCAACAAGAGGACCTTCGACGGCTGCGCCGTCGAGCTGTCCGGACCAGTCGGGTGATGCGGCCTGCCAGAAAACGGGACAGACAAGCTTGTACGCACACCACCGGCAGGACTCCGGCGACGGCGATGCGAACTGCTGGGGCGCTGCACCCGAGCGGACCTTTCCGTTGTACACGTCGAGCAGCGCCACCGCGTCAGAAGCCTCCCGCTCGCATTCGGACGGCTCGAGCTCGACCTCGACTCCAGCACCACCAAGTGGAAGAAGTACTCCGCGCTTCGGCCACCACCCGAGCTTCTGCTTGACGAGGTAACCGTAGATGCGGAGCTGCCGGATGTAGGCGGCCTTCACCACATCGGTCTGTGTGGCGGCATCGTGCTCGACGATCGCGCCGCTCTTGTAGTCAATGACCTCGCTGGCGCGGATCACGTCGGGGCGCCCAAGCAGCCTCCCGCCGAACGCAGTGAACTCTTGCTCGCGGATCGTGCCGGCGAGGCCCGCGCCTGACGCCTGCTTCGTGGCCGGCGCAACCGCCGACGCCGGTCCCGCGGAGATCTCTCCTGCTCGGAGCAGTACGCTGGCGCGCGCGACATGGTACCCGGGCCATGCCGTCGGCGAGCCGAAGCGGCGATCGAGCGCATGCGCATCGGCGCGCTGCTGCAGGCTTGCGATTGCCTGGTTCCACAGCCGTTCGACAGCCGCAGCGAGAGACTCCTGGCCGAGGTCGATCTCGACGATCTTCTCGAGCACTTCATGGTAGGCGGTGCCAAGCCACGCCTTCGGGTTCCCGAGGACAAAATTGGAGCTGCCGGTCGCCCTTGAGAGCCCGGCGCGCAGGAGGCAGGCGCGCATGGTCTCAGCTAGCGTCGGGCTGGTTGCGCGGATCTGGGGCAGCTCCAGCGGGCTCACGGCTAGAAAGGCCTCCGCAGCACCTCGAAGATGGACTTCATCGTGACCTGGCAGCCCGCCGCGACCGCCTGCGCATACGCGGCGGCGAGCTGTGGGCCAGCAAAGTTGGGATCCGTGTTCCAAAGCGGGTGGGTCACGATTTCGACCTGATTTCCGCGCCGGCCCGCTTGAAGGCCCCCGAACGTGCACGGCTGCCACCCGGGCATCGCAGCGAAGTAAGGGCCGGCGGCTGCCGCATCGAGGCCCTGCCAATACGCGACCGAGAAATCGATCGGGGCATTTGGATCGAGGGCCAAGCGAGCCAAGTCGAGGCCCAAGCGCCAATCGAGAATGTTGTGGTACGCGAGGTTGCTGAAGTCGCGAAGACAGTCAGGGCAGGAGGTCCGGCACAGCGCTCCGTGCAACGCGTTGCCCTGCGGATCCACCAGGGCGACGAGCGGGCCATAGAACGTGCTGCCCGTCTGGCCGACGACGAAGCGCAGGAGGCTCTCCGCCTCGGCCGGAGTGCCGAAGTACGAGCTGTACCCGGCCCCGTTTTCGAGGCTGTCCGAGATGAAGATCTGGCCGATGACCTGACCGTTCGGATCTTGCATGACGCGAAGACCGACCTTCAGCTCGCGCTCGTGGATATCGAGCCGGACCGCTGCGGCTCGACGCAGCAGGAACCCGAGCGAGTACAGCGCCGCCCGCCCCTCGACGCGGAGAGGAACCGCGCTGACGCCGACAGGCCAGGTCCGGATTCCAAGGACGAGAACGTCGGTCGGCTTGACAGAGGCGAGCGCGCGCCGGTCTGGCGCGCCACCCGGGGCGAGAGGTGGGTTGTTGACCCCGACCTTCGCGAGTGCATCGCGCGTCACCCAGGTTTCACCCTGCGCCAGCTTCTCGAAGTCGAACTGCTGGCCGTCGTTGTCGTTGATGACGTAGACGGTGTCCTGACCGCTCCAGATCTCGAAGTTTGCGACGGGCGTGAGCCCGATCGGCATCACGCCGACCTTCGGGCGCGATGCCCTCGCGGTCCACTCGAACACGCCGTCGAAGTCGCGGCTTCCGCCAAACCACGTGCGGAAGCCGCGCGGCTGCGAAAGGATCACCTGTTCGTAGTCCGGAGGCGCAGCTCCGCAGACCGGGCACGCTTGCGCCGGATTCTGAGACCCATCGACCGCCTGGCAGCGGCGGCACAGCCCGATCGGAAGCGGTGGGCCGAGCGGGTTCGCCTGCTCCACGACAGCGTTTCCCTGCGGCTGGTAATCGACGACGCCCACCGCGGTGTGGATCAGGCCGTCCTTCACCGTCTCAGACGATGGTGCGAACTGGCTGATCGCGATGTCGAGTTCGCGATCAACGATCCCATCCGGCGGCCACTCGTAGGCTGGGCCCGGCTTATCGTGGAACAGGTAGCGGACGCGAGTAGGGAACCCGAACATCGGCAGGACCCCGACGTTCGCGAGTCGCTCGCTCAGCGATCTCTGCGGCAATCGCGGATCGACGGACGCCGCTGTCACGCGCCCTACGAGTTGGGTTTGAACGTAGCTGATGAGAGCAGCTCGCCGCGCCAGCATTTGCGGCGTCGTGAACGAAAGCAGCACGTCACACGTATGAGCGATGGCGGGTTGATTGTTCTGGATCCACGCATCGACCAACTGCGCGATCGTCGAGCCCGCCGGCGTTCCAGGAGGCGGCTGAGGGGGCGGAGCGCCCCAAGCGGCCGCGTCGCCGAACTCGCCGTGCACGCTGTCGCCGCCCTGCGTCGCGAACAGACCAAGCGCCACGAAGGCTTGCCGGAGGACCTCCTTCGCGAGGACGCGCAGGAGAATGGCCTCTCGGCGCATATCGACGTACGGCTGCGGTGGCGGATCCGAGGTGATCCGGTCCGGTCGCTGGAAGTAGTAGTCGTCGTGGCTGCGCCCGCGGCAGAGCGTGAGCGCGACCGATAGACCGGCGCCGCGCCGGCCAGCGCGGCCAACGCGCTGCTGGTAGTTGAAGCGCATGGGCGGCATGTTCGCCATCATGACGGCGAGCAGTGAGCCGATGTCCACGCCGGCTTCCATCGTGGTCGTCACGCTCAGGAGATCGATCGGATCGGTGATCTGAATCTCATCTGGCGGGGGCAGGCAGATGTCTTGGAACAGTCGCTGGCGCTTGCGGCCATCGTTCTTGTTGGTCTGGCCGGTGAGCTCTTCGCAGTTGAGTCGAAACAGCGGACCAGCCTGGGTCGCAAGGTGGCTGTAGTAGTCAGATGCGACTTGGGCTCCTGCCAGCGGCTGCGCAGGACCAAGAGGGATATGGCAATCGGTGCAGACGCCTCCGGCCGCATGCAGGTGAACCCGGCGGCACTGCCCGCATTCGAAGTAAACCGTTCCGGGACGCGCAAGGCAGAGGTTCTGAGCGACGAGAACGTGCTGGGTGAGCACGCCTGCACCGTTGAGGTAGTTCAGCACGTCGCCTGCGAAGGTTGCCGGCGTAAAGCCCTGCAGCTGAGCGACCGCAGCCAGGTACTGAGCGACGTAGGCTGGGGGATTCGGTTGGCTGGCGGCGCCGTGCGTGGACAGGCGGCGCCGTGCGCCGAGCAAGCGAATCGCTCCGTCGGCGGCTTCCTGGATGAGCGGGCTGGGAGCGGGCGCGCCGATGCGGTCCGTCGTCGCGTACGCCAGCCGGAGAGACTCGATGCTGCGACGCCCCGAAGCGAATACGACGTCCATCACCTCGAGGAGCGATTGGTCCTGAATCCTGCGGAGATGATCGCGCTGCTGCTGGCTGAGTTGGGTTGCCGCTCTCGCCTGAGGGATCGATCCGGGGGCGCCCCACGCATAGAGGTCTCGCCAGCTTCCTTCTCTGCCTCGGGGAGCGGTCCAGAGGACGTCCTGTGTGAAGCCACCGGGGTTCGTCCCGCTGGCGAGGAGCTGCGCCGAGGCGTCAGCCGAGAGCTGTCCGATATGGAACGGCCCTTGGGCGGCCCGCAGCAGGATCTGCTGCGCCGCGGTCTGACACGTGAGTCCTGGATGCGAAGGCGACGGGAGTTGCGCTGTCGCCGCGTTGGCGGCCATCGAAAGCGAAGCTGCCTCGGCCGGGTGCGTGCCGCTGAACGCGGCGGCGAGCGCCTGTTGCTGCGCAGGTAGGACTTGTCCGCCCACCTGAGATGCGAATGCCTGGGCGCCCGCTCCCTGGACTGAGATCGCCCCGGTGATCGCCTGGCGGAGCGCGTCCCGATAGTGAGAGAACCGCATTCCTGCCGAGAGCTTCGCGGCGTCTTGCCTGCTATCCGAGAAGACCACCAGCTTTCGCGACTGGCTCGCGGCTGCCGGCGCTATGTTGCGAAGCAGGGCGTCCGAAAGAACCTGCGCGATCTTCTGGAAGCCGGTTCGAAGAGTGCGCACGGGTGACCCGATTTGGCGGCGAGACCAATCGGCGTCACAGCGCGGGCAGCGAGCGGGATAGGCCTGCCGCGCGCTCTCTCCGGCGGGCGGAGTCGGAGAGTGCATCGCCGGCACGTAGTAGAGGTACCCAGTGCCGCCGAGTGCGACCTTGCCATCTGCCGGAGTGAACCGCGCGGCTCGCCAGGCTCTCGGAACGCCGTCCTGCGTCCACTGCGCGGACGCCGGTGCTACGCCGGGAGCTCCGGGCCAGTAGACCGCGTATCGGAGGTAGTCGCGGTCCATCGAGGCCATGTCTGGCGACGCCTCGAGGTCCGGATGGTCGGGGCTGAGGTACCACTCGTTTGGATTCAGCCCCGTGTCTCGGCGGTAGCCGCCGAAGAAGATGTCACCGCAGGCCTCGCAGTAGAGCAGCTCGAGTACGCGTGAGCCGCATACGCAAGTGAGCGTCGGAACGTAGTGGAGCGCTCCGGCAGGCGCCGCGGCATTGCGTGGTGGAACCTGTGTGCATGCCGGATTCGTGCACGCCCAGAGGCCCTGCAGGTTGCGGTAGATGATGTGCGCTCGAACGGGGAGCGGCGCCGTGCCACTCACCCCACGCGCCGCAGACAGGCCGGCAAGAAGGCCTTCCACCGCCTCAACGGCGTCGGGGAGCGGAAGCGCGGGCAACATGGCCGACGCGAGCTGCTCGGGAAACCGCGGTTCCAATTGAGGAGCGCTGCCGGGACCAGTGGCGCAAGCCAGGCGGAGCGCGTCGGCTGCCATGACGTGGGAGAGCGCGAACTCGAGAGTCGATTCCGGGCTTGCGCCGGCGGGTACTGGGGGCGCGCCGGTCGCCGCGTGGAACGCCGTCGCGGTCGCGGCCGTCAGAGACGGCGAGGCTCGAAGATCATTCCGGAGTTGGCGGAGTGCGGTGGCGGTTGCTCGCACTTGACCGAACGCGCCAGCGTTCAGTGGCTGCGTCGCGCCACCAACGATTCGAAAGCGGTTCCGGTCGCGGCCGAAGAAGGACTCCAGGTACTGGAGGCCAGCCGCGCCACTCGCCACCGATGCACTGGAGGCGATGATGCGCAGCTGGTTCGAGTCCGGGGCGAGGCCAATGCGATCGAGAAGTACGCGGAGGAGG
This window contains:
- a CDS encoding type II toxin-antitoxin system HicB family antitoxin, yielding MRREFDVLIERDSEGYYVATVPGLHGCHTQARSLDDLMERVREAVELCLEVEGDAVGPSLDFVGVQRIEVG
- a CDS encoding PD-(D/E)XK nuclease family protein, translating into MSPLELPQIRATSPTLAETMRACLLRAGLSRATGSSNFVLGNPKAWLGTAYHEVLEKIVEIDLGQESLAAAVERLWNQAIASLQQRADAHALDRRFGSPTAWPGYHVARASVLLRAGEISAGPASAVAPATKQASGAGLAGTIREQEFTAFGGRLLGRPDVIRASEVIDYKSGAIVEHDAATQTDVVKAAYIRQLRIYGYLVKQKLGWWPKRGVLLPLGGAGVEVELEPSECEREASDAVALLDVYNGKVRSGAAPQQFASPSPESCRWCAYKLVCPVFWQAASPDWSGQLDGAAVEGPLVGAPSVIHAGAARAIAVDVQAGTEARRQAQIAPLNPSAHPVVATLVQAERVRLVALWQRNDGMLVPGQRTVVCRVSDLPSVTNKGDCVDGPRREGNDA
- a CDS encoding DEAD/DEAH box helicase; protein product: MSNPLAIFDDLRDTYFRYLDSPFDLRYPDLVAERRTLLDADGRLYRRPLIEPVPAYQLCGQTFSQAAQALLGPLWPQAIVADLSAFVSQGLFPPTLPNGQPRELYTHQRAVFDESLVQGNDVVVTTGTGSGKTECFLLPIAAELVRESGGWPAPGTRAAQWDWWNHWSMQGSKRRWAPRIAQRAHDNRTPAVRALILYPLNALVEDQLARLRDGLDGTGARAWLQANRAGNRIYFGRYTGRTPVSGNRSSAATTRLRAELADAHRDAQLVAGTPAARFFANMDGGEMWSRWDMQDHPPDILITNYSMLNIMLMRSVEAAIFDQTRQWLQQDPSHIFHLVVDELHTYRGTPGTEVAYLLRVLLDRIGLAPDSNQLRIIASSASVASGAAGLQYLESFFGRDRNRFRIVGGATQPLNAGAFGQVRATATALRQLRNDLRASPSLTAATATAFHAATGAPPVPAGASPESTLEFALSHVMAADALRLACATGPGSAPQLEPRFPEQLASAMLPALPLPDAVEAVEGLLAGLSAARGVSGTAPLPVRAHIIYRNLQGLWACTNPACTQVPPRNAAAPAGALHYVPTLTCVCGSRVLELLYCEACGDIFFGGYRRDTGLNPNEWYLSPDHPDLEASPDMASMDRDYLRYAVYWPGAPGVAPASAQWTQDGVPRAWRAARFTPADGKVALGGTGYLYYVPAMHSPTPPAGESARQAYPARCPRCDADWSRRQIGSPVRTLRTGFQKIAQVLSDALLRNIAPAAASQSRKLVVFSDSRQDAAKLSAGMRFSHYRDALRQAITGAISVQGAGAQAFASQVGGQVLPAQQQALAAAFSGTHPAEAASLSMAANAATAQLPSPSHPGLTCQTAAQQILLRAAQGPFHIGQLSADASAQLLASGTNPGGFTQDVLWTAPRGREGSWRDLYAWGAPGSIPQARAATQLSQQQRDHLRRIQDQSLLEVMDVVFASGRRSIESLRLAYATTDRIGAPAPSPLIQEAADGAIRLLGARRRLSTHGAASQPNPPAYVAQYLAAVAQLQGFTPATFAGDVLNYLNGAGVLTQHVLVAQNLCLARPGTVYFECGQCRRVHLHAAGGVCTDCHIPLGPAQPLAGAQVASDYYSHLATQAGPLFRLNCEELTGQTNKNDGRKRQRLFQDICLPPPDEIQITDPIDLLSVTTTMEAGVDIGSLLAVMMANMPPMRFNYQQRVGRAGRRGAGLSVALTLCRGRSHDDYYFQRPDRITSDPPPQPYVDMRREAILLRVLAKEVLRQAFVALGLFATQGGDSVHGEFGDAAAWGAPPPQPPPGTPAGSTIAQLVDAWIQNNQPAIAHTCDVLLSFTTPQMLARRAALISYVQTQLVGRVTAASVDPRLPQRSLSERLANVGVLPMFGFPTRVRYLFHDKPGPAYEWPPDGIVDRELDIAISQFAPSSETVKDGLIHTAVGVVDYQPQGNAVVEQANPLGPPLPIGLCRRCQAVDGSQNPAQACPVCGAAPPDYEQVILSQPRGFRTWFGGSRDFDGVFEWTARASRPKVGVMPIGLTPVANFEIWSGQDTVYVINDNDGQQFDFEKLAQGETWVTRDALAKVGVNNPPLAPGGAPDRRALASVKPTDVLVLGIRTWPVGVSAVPLRVEGRAALYSLGFLLRRAAAVRLDIHERELKVGLRVMQDPNGQVIGQIFISDSLENGAGYSSYFGTPAEAESLLRFVVGQTGSTFYGPLVALVDPQGNALHGALCRTSCPDCLRDFSNLAYHNILDWRLGLDLARLALDPNAPIDFSVAYWQGLDAAAAGPYFAAMPGWQPCTFGGLQAGRRGNQVEIVTHPLWNTDPNFAGPQLAAAYAQAVAAGCQVTMKSIFEVLRRPF